A stretch of Brassica rapa cultivar Chiifu-401-42 chromosome A08, CAAS_Brap_v3.01, whole genome shotgun sequence DNA encodes these proteins:
- the LOC103833676 gene encoding uncharacterized protein LOC103833676 isoform X1 translates to MITCLEELFEFQNVKGGSSVMVNALDLQSFILRARVLKLYRQALKIAHRAPPQARGELKQSIRQEMEKNSECNDKPKIRYLISEGLERIKQLDEMLDMQGH, encoded by the exons ATGATTACTTGCCTTGAAGAGCTTTTCGAATTTCAAAATGTCAAA GGAGGTTCTTCGGTTATGGTTAATGCCTTAGATTTGCAGAGCTTTATTCTTAGAGCTCGAGTGCTTAAACTTTACAGGCAAGCTTTGAAGATAGCTCACAGAGCTCCTCCTCAGGCTAGAG GGGAATTAAAACAGAGTATTAGGCAAGAGATGGAGAAGAACAGTGAGTGCAATGACAAGCCAAAGATCAGGTATTTGATTAGTGAAGGATTAGAGAGGATTAAACAACTTGATGAGATGTTGGACATGCAAGGCCATTGA
- the LOC103833676 gene encoding uncharacterized protein LOC103833676 isoform X2, translated as MVNALDLQSFILRARVLKLYRQALKIAHRAPPQARGELKQSIRQEMEKNSECNDKPKIRYLISEGLERIKQLDEMLDMQGH; from the exons ATGGTTAATGCCTTAGATTTGCAGAGCTTTATTCTTAGAGCTCGAGTGCTTAAACTTTACAGGCAAGCTTTGAAGATAGCTCACAGAGCTCCTCCTCAGGCTAGAG GGGAATTAAAACAGAGTATTAGGCAAGAGATGGAGAAGAACAGTGAGTGCAATGACAAGCCAAAGATCAGGTATTTGATTAGTGAAGGATTAGAGAGGATTAAACAACTTGATGAGATGTTGGACATGCAAGGCCATTGA
- the LOC103863684 gene encoding uncharacterized protein LOC103863684 codes for MDSLPPSMLHKILSTVATMNIRDFGSARIAFPGFNEVGREDHFYRSANLIYLNDWVDEVSDVRTFRLKCYRSGNPEAIYLRGMYEFFILYLVDEGWEKIHLAGERGCELAQYVDGMMNLAFSVDQRGIVHNYPAFTRQHVDKMFQIIYSWQLSGHWDYDKPGMFLSMAERIDPNVPCDCWCSHIDPPEFEVSLDGSRSRWKCDRCFWNCAAYDFCFQIHLTARTWRIVKLVL; via the coding sequence ATGGATTCTCTCCCTCCTTCAATGCTTCATAAGATTCTCTCTACGGTAGCAACGATGAATATCCGGGATTTTGGTTCTGCAAGGATTGCTTTTCCCGGGTTCAACGAAGTTGGAAGAGAAGATCACTTCTACAGATCGGCCAATCTCATTTACCTGAATGACTGGGTAGACGAGGTCAGTGATGTTCGAACATTCAGGCTTAAATGCTACCGTTCGGGTAATCCAGAGGCCATATACTTGAGAGGTATGTATGAGTTCTTCATCCTCTATTTAGTTGATGAAGGATGGGAAAAAATCCATCTTGCTGGTGAGAGAGGATGCGAGTTGGCCCAGTATGTTGATGGAATGATGAACTTAGCCTTTAGCGTTGATCAGAGGGGAATTGTTCACAACTACCCTGCCTTTACTCGTCAACATGTTGATAAGATGTTTCAAATCATCTATAGTTGGCAACTCTCAGGCCATTGGGATTACGATAAACCTGGCATGTTTCTATCTATGGCTGAAAGGATAGATCCTAATGTGCCATGTGATTGCTGGTGTTCCCACATAGACCCTCCAGAGTTTGAAGTCTCCCTAGATGGATCACGATCACGGTGGAAATGCGATCGTTGTTTCTGGAATTGTGCAGCGTATGACTTCTGCTTCCAAATACACTTGACTGCTCGCACATGGCGAATTGTAAAGTTAGTTTTATAA
- the LOC117127496 gene encoding zinc finger BED domain-containing protein RICESLEEPER 2-like: MDELIDMNEEDALAEINLEATQLEEQQSETHSGESAQAPHKRRKTSRNVSCGTHHLQRHLEDKKAYDQKRDCEMVSEVIIYHDLPFRYVEYEKVRQRDKYLNLECQTICTQTAAADVYKRYEVEKEELKKVFARHTARVCFTSDLWTSRPYSMGYICLTVHFIDDGWNLQSKIFALCDLKPPHTGEEIANKILECMMEWGLEKKVFSITLDNANNNDSMQRILKGQFQMMSGYGLLLDGKYLHVRCCAHILNLIVKEGLELAKDLLHNIRESVRYVKASQTRIQAFAACVEQVGILGGSGLSLDVYTRRNSTYEMLIRALKFREAFKSLEAFDRHYKWLPSEREWDRGQKISELLKPFSQITTLFSGSKYPTSTVYFTEIWKIELLLKYFASCDDYDLKQVAKEMQVKFAKYWEDYSIILAMGAILDPRLNLEVLEKAYERVDPSNFSLKTEELRTNLTKLYKEYQARTWGSCSGTSSTPTPHDLVTESPLEDDLDNKRLDRRSFRNLDVLSYWRENQARFGDLAMMARDILSIPITTVASESEDVDDMCNEDARKNTSTSGVEGSRSEDSNGEGVRM; encoded by the exons ATGGATGAGCTTATAGACATGAATGAAGAAGATGCTCTAGCTGAGATAAATTTGGAAGCTACACAACTAGAAGAACAGCAAAGTGAAACACATTCTGGGGAATCAGCTCAAGCTCCACACAAGAGACGTAAAACATCACGG AATGTGAGCTGTGGAACTCATCATCTACAACGCCACTTGGAAGATAAGAAGGCATATGATCAGAAGAGAGATTGTGAGATGGTTAGTGAGGTAATCATTTATCATGATCTTCCGTTCAGATACGTAGAATACGAGAAGGTTAGACAACGAGACAAGTATCTGAATCTAGAGTGTCAGACCATTTGTACACAAACGGCTGCAGCAGATGTTTATAAGAGGTATGAAGTAGAAAAGGAAGAGCTGAAGAAAGTGTTTGCTAGACATACTGCTCGGGTTTGCTTTACTTCTGATCTTTGGACATCTCGCCCTTATAGCATGGGATACATATGTCTTACTGTCCACTTCATAGATGATGGCTGGAACTTGCAAAGTAAAATTTTTGCTTTATGCGATTTGAAGCCTCCACACACAGGAGAAGAGATTGCTAACAAGATTCTGGAGTGTATGATGGAATGGGGTTTAGAGAAGAAGGTATTCTCTATTACCTTAGACAATGCTAATAATAACGACAGTATGCAGAGGATCCTCAAGGGACAGTTTCAGATGATGAGTGGTTATGGCTTATTGTTGGATGGCAAGTATTTACATGTGAGATGTTGTGCGCACATCCTGAACTTGATAGTGAAAGAAGGCTTGGAATTAGCAAAAGATCTTTTGCATAACATCAGGGAAAGTGTGAGGTATGTGAAAGCATCTCAGACAAGAATTCAAGCCTTTGCAGCATGTGTAGAGCAAGTGGGGATTCTTGGTGGATCTGGTTTATCACTTGACGTTTATACCAGGAGGAACTCTACTTATGAAATGCTCATTAGAGCGTTAAAGTTTAGGGAAGCATTTAAAAGCTTGGAGGCTTTTGACAGGCACTACAAATGGCTACCTTCTGAAAGAGAGTGGGATCGTGGGCAAAAAATAAGTGAGTTGCTGAAACCTTTCAGTCAAATTACTACTCTCTTTTCAGGGTCAAAGTACCCAACATCTACTGTGTACTTCACAGAAATTTGGAAGATTGAGTTATTGCTGAAGTATTTTGCGAGTTGTGATGATTATGATTTGAAGCAGGTGGCTAAGGAAATGCAAGTTAAATTTGCTAAGTACTGGGAAGATTACAGCATCATTTTGGCTATGGGGGCAATTTTAGATCCAAGGCTGAATTTGGAAGTTCTTGAGAAAGCTTATGAGAGAGTGGATCCTtctaattttagtttaaaaactGAAGAGCTGAGGACTAATTTGACTAAACTTTATAAAGAGTATCAAGCTAGGACTTGGGGCAGTTGTTCTGGTACTTCATCTACACCAACTCCACATGATCTAGTTACTGAATCACCTCTTGAAGATGATTTAGACAAT AAGAGGCTAGATAGAAGGTCTTTTCGCAATTTGGATGTTTTAAGCTATTGGAGAGAAAACCAAGCTCGATTTGGTGATTTGGCGATGATGGCACGTGATATACTGAGTATCCCTATCACCACAGTAGCATCTGAATCAG AAGATGTTGATGATATGTGCAACGAAGATGCTAGGAAGAATACAAGTACTTCTGGAGTCGAGGGTTCAAGATCAGAAGATTCAAAT GGAGAGGGTGTGAGAATGTGA